Proteins from a genomic interval of Polaribacter sejongensis:
- a CDS encoding glycosyltransferase family 4 protein gives MRNKKILYIGNNLTKKTKYNSTLMVLSSLLRQEGFSLTVSSDKTNKILRLLDMCFSLLKNRNKVDYVLIDTFSTVNFYYALIISQLSRVFRLKYIPILHGGDLPHRLDKNPFFSDLIFKNSYKNIAPSNYLKSAFEEKGYKTMFIPNIVEIENYNFKLRESLVPKLFWVRAFKEIYNPTLAIKVLNVLKKEYPNAKLCMVGPFVDYSYDDCVKLVSELKLENSVEFTGVLLKENWHKKSEEFDIFINTTNFDNTPVSVMEAMALGLPVVSTNVGGIPFLIDDKIDGLLVSKSNAKEMANAIITILDNTYPNLAIKARKKVTNFSWENNKEKWFQILK, from the coding sequence ATGAGGAATAAGAAGATTCTTTATATAGGTAATAATTTAACTAAAAAGACTAAATATAACTCCACATTAATGGTTTTATCTAGTTTATTAAGACAGGAAGGTTTTTCTTTAACAGTTTCATCAGATAAAACAAATAAAATATTGAGATTACTGGATATGTGTTTTTCTTTATTGAAAAATAGAAATAAGGTAGATTATGTTTTAATTGATACCTTTAGTACAGTTAACTTCTATTATGCATTGATTATTTCTCAATTATCAAGGGTTTTTAGATTAAAATATATCCCTATTTTACATGGAGGTGATTTACCGCATAGGTTAGATAAAAATCCTTTTTTTAGTGATTTGATCTTTAAAAATTCATACAAAAATATAGCTCCTTCAAATTATTTAAAATCAGCTTTTGAAGAAAAAGGATACAAAACCATGTTTATTCCGAATATTGTAGAAATTGAAAATTATAATTTTAAGTTAAGAGAATCTTTAGTACCTAAATTATTTTGGGTAAGAGCTTTTAAAGAAATTTACAACCCCACATTGGCTATAAAGGTTTTAAATGTATTAAAAAAAGAATATCCAAATGCAAAACTTTGCATGGTAGGGCCTTTTGTAGACTATAGTTATGATGACTGTGTAAAATTGGTATCAGAATTGAAATTAGAAAATTCTGTAGAATTTACAGGAGTTCTTTTAAAAGAAAATTGGCATAAAAAATCTGAAGAATTTGATATTTTTATCAATACAACCAACTTTGACAATACACCAGTAAGTGTAATGGAAGCAATGGCTTTAGGATTGCCTGTAGTGAGTACGAATGTTGGTGGAATTCCTTTTTTAATAGATGATAAAATTGATGGATTATTAGTTTCTAAATCGAATGCAAAGGAAATGGCAAATGCTATTATTACTATTCTTGATAATACATATCCAAATTTAGCGATTAAAGCGAGAAAAAAGGTAACAAA
- a CDS encoding glycosyltransferase family 2 protein: MIIIYHKNNKVTEIVADKFKIISFNSNESIAAILLDVATKYPEKSIFWCYKEFKEYLNITDYNLYFHHHRMMLSYNPSSFNFLPDSIGYVEQSSSINVNKTVRFPTWQMSSAVGVIHASVILKKIIKPNKDFDLFLNSMAKIAMPNGLCCCSEPKLLKKINPINTPKASKVVLYKFVKQHYKSVWLFLLFFNELIFDKKFNLLPLINAFFYRRKKNVKIDLSSIEINSTLKLLKNNTIDVLIPTLGRKEHLYNVLVDLSKQTLLPEKVIIVEQNGVENSVSDLDYLNNDWPFKIDHTFIHQLGACNARNIALSKVTSNWVFFADDDIRFEKDLLRKSFDYLKQFGVSSLTISCLQNGEIEKNKIPFQWGGFGTNASLVKSTYLENCSFKPEHEFGYGEDTDFGMQLKNKGCEIMYLPYVKMLHLKAPIGGFRAKFSPKWANDKIQPKPSPTVLAYNLKHQTRQQLLGYKVLLYLKFYKYQQIKNPLLYIKSMNKRWKKSMHWANKMLIHEV; encoded by the coding sequence ATGATTATAATATATCATAAAAATAATAAAGTAACAGAAATTGTTGCTGATAAATTTAAGATTATTTCATTTAATTCAAATGAATCTATTGCTGCTATTTTATTAGATGTAGCTACTAAATATCCTGAGAAATCAATTTTTTGGTGTTATAAGGAATTTAAAGAATACTTAAATATAACTGATTACAACCTGTATTTTCATCATCATAGAATGATGCTTTCTTACAATCCTTCTTCCTTTAATTTTTTACCAGATAGTATTGGTTATGTAGAACAATCTTCCTCTATAAATGTTAATAAAACCGTTAGGTTTCCAACTTGGCAAATGAGTAGTGCTGTTGGTGTAATTCATGCATCTGTAATATTAAAAAAAATTATAAAACCTAATAAAGATTTTGATTTATTTTTAAATTCTATGGCAAAGATAGCAATGCCTAATGGTTTATGTTGTTGTTCTGAACCAAAATTATTAAAAAAAATAAATCCGATAAATACACCTAAAGCTTCTAAAGTTGTACTTTATAAATTTGTGAAACAACATTATAAATCTGTTTGGTTATTTTTATTGTTTTTTAACGAGTTAATTTTTGATAAAAAATTTAATCTTTTACCATTAATAAATGCCTTTTTTTATAGAAGGAAAAAAAATGTAAAAATTGATTTGAGTTCTATTGAAATAAATTCTACACTTAAATTACTTAAAAATAATACTATTGATGTATTAATACCTACATTAGGACGTAAAGAGCATTTATATAATGTATTAGTAGATTTGTCTAAGCAAACGTTGCTTCCTGAAAAGGTAATTATTGTAGAACAGAATGGTGTAGAAAATTCTGTTTCAGACTTAGATTATTTAAATAATGATTGGCCATTTAAAATAGATCACACATTTATTCATCAATTAGGAGCTTGTAACGCAAGAAATATCGCTTTGTCTAAAGTAACTTCTAATTGGGTGTTTTTTGCAGATGATGATATTCGGTTTGAAAAAGATTTATTAAGGAAGTCTTTTGATTATCTTAAACAATTTGGAGTTTCTAGTTTAACAATTAGTTGTTTGCAAAATGGGGAAATAGAAAAGAATAAAATACCTTTTCAATGGGGAGGTTTTGGAACAAATGCATCGCTAGTTAAAAGTACATATTTAGAAAATTGTAGTTTTAAACCAGAACATGAATTTGGTTATGGAGAAGATACAGACTTTGGTATGCAATTAAAAAATAAAGGATGTGAAATAATGTATTTACCTTATGTTAAAATGCTACATTTAAAAGCACCAATTGGCGGTTTTAGAGCTAAGTTTTCTCCAAAATGGGCAAATGATAAAATACAACCCAAACCATCTCCAACAGTTTTAGCATATAACTTAAAGCACCAAACAAGGCAACAACTTTTAGGATATAAAGTGCTATTATATCTTAAGTTTTATAAATATCAACAAATTAAAAACCCTTTATTATATATAAAATCCATGAATAAAAGATGGAAGAAAAGTATGCATTGGGCAAATAAAATGCTAATTCATGAAGTTTAG
- a CDS encoding glycosyltransferase family 2 protein, whose protein sequence is MKFSLIICTYMRPTALLNLLKTVAIQSLYPDEILIIDGSTNDLTKEILELNKFQNLTYFKVSDKERGLTKQRNFGIERVSETMDIVCFLDDDTILDIDYFKNLKNVFNSDNDITGVGGIATNENNWKKNTTDYYHPKKYICIDGFHVKLGQRHVLRNYLRLGSDQLPGIMPEFSNGISCGYPLTGKNYQVDLLIGMSMSFRKKVVNTINFSTYFEGYGLYEDADFSLRALKFGKNVLATTVLLEHHHDSAGRPNKFKYGKMVTRNGWYVWRVKYLNPTFKARFKWNTIAIVLMMLRFVNVITTHKKKEAFTEAIGRFVGLLSLIFNKPTIKQ, encoded by the coding sequence ATGAAGTTTAGTTTAATTATTTGTACTTATATGAGACCAACAGCTTTGTTAAACCTGTTGAAAACAGTTGCTATACAAAGTTTATACCCTGATGAGATTTTAATTATAGATGGTTCTACAAATGATTTAACAAAAGAAATTCTTGAATTAAATAAGTTTCAAAATTTAACCTATTTTAAAGTTTCAGATAAAGAACGAGGGTTAACCAAACAACGTAACTTTGGAATAGAAAGAGTTAGTGAAACTATGGATATCGTTTGTTTTTTAGATGATGATACTATTTTAGATATCGATTATTTTAAAAATTTAAAAAATGTTTTTAATTCTGATAATGATATTACAGGAGTAGGAGGTATTGCAACCAATGAAAATAACTGGAAAAAAAATACAACAGATTATTATCATCCAAAAAAGTATATTTGTATTGACGGTTTTCATGTTAAATTAGGTCAACGACATGTGCTTAGAAATTACTTAAGATTAGGAAGTGACCAATTACCAGGAATTATGCCTGAGTTTTCTAATGGAATTTCTTGTGGATATCCTTTAACAGGTAAAAACTATCAAGTAGATTTGTTAATAGGTATGTCTATGTCTTTTAGAAAAAAAGTAGTAAATACTATAAATTTTTCTACTTATTTTGAAGGGTATGGTTTGTATGAAGATGCAGATTTTTCATTAAGAGCTTTAAAATTCGGAAAAAATGTATTGGCAACTACGGTGCTTTTAGAACACCACCATGACTCAGCCGGTAGACCTAATAAATTTAAGTATGGTAAAATGGTGACTAGAAATGGTTGGTATGTTTGGCGTGTAAAATATCTGAATCCTACTTTTAAAGCACGTTTTAAATGGAATACTATTGCTATTGTATTAATGATGTTAAGATTTGTAAATGTAATTACAACCCATAAAAAAAAGGAAGCTTTTACAGAAGCCATAGGTAGGTTTGTTGGTTTATTATCATTGATTTTTAATAAACCAACGATAAAACAATAA
- a CDS encoding glycosyltransferase family 4 protein translates to MKFAIITHAVHKIKDGQIYSYEPYVREMNLWAKYVDEIIILAPISNEEITDIETSYCHSNIKVVAIPNFDITSIKNLLKSLLVIPQICGLIYKVMKQVDHIHLRCPGNIGLLGSLVQILFPSKPKTAKYAGNWDPNSQQPITYKFQKWLLGSPFLTKNMKVLVYGDWPNQTKNIVPFFTASYHQSEIEEIPVKTFEKKIKLVFVGGFTEGKQPLLSVQSAHELIKKGYDISLDLYGGGVKREEIENYIELHKLDNHIILHGNVNKDEVKKAFIDAHFLIFISKSEGWPKVVAEAMFWGCLPISTDISCVQDMLGNNSRGSLLKPDANADTIATEIKSYLADENKYLEKVVEAKKWSQKYTLETFEGAVKELLKNE, encoded by the coding sequence ATGAAGTTTGCAATCATCACACATGCTGTCCATAAAATAAAAGATGGACAAATTTATTCATATGAACCTTATGTGCGTGAAATGAATTTGTGGGCAAAGTACGTAGATGAAATAATTATTTTAGCACCTATATCTAATGAAGAGATTACAGATATTGAAACTTCATATTGTCATTCCAATATAAAAGTAGTTGCAATTCCTAATTTTGATATTACTTCCATTAAAAATTTGTTGAAATCGTTATTGGTGATTCCTCAAATATGTGGGTTGATTTATAAGGTTATGAAACAAGTAGATCATATTCATCTTAGATGTCCAGGAAATATTGGTTTGTTAGGGAGTTTGGTTCAAATTTTATTTCCGTCAAAACCTAAAACGGCTAAATATGCAGGGAATTGGGACCCAAATAGTCAGCAACCGATTACCTATAAATTTCAAAAATGGTTATTAGGAAGTCCTTTTTTAACAAAAAACATGAAAGTATTGGTGTATGGAGATTGGCCAAATCAGACTAAAAATATTGTCCCGTTTTTTACAGCAAGCTATCATCAATCAGAAATTGAAGAAATACCCGTAAAAACGTTTGAGAAAAAAATTAAATTAGTTTTTGTGGGTGGATTCACAGAAGGAAAACAACCTTTATTAAGTGTACAATCTGCTCATGAACTGATTAAAAAAGGCTATGATATTTCTTTAGATTTGTATGGTGGTGGTGTAAAAAGAGAAGAAATAGAAAATTATATTGAATTACATAAATTAGATAATCATATAATTTTGCATGGAAATGTAAATAAAGATGAGGTTAAAAAAGCGTTTATAGATGCTCATTTTCTTATTTTTATTTCAAAATCTGAAGGTTGGCCAAAAGTAGTTGCGGAAGCCATGTTTTGGGGATGTTTACCTATTTCTACAGATATTTCTTGTGTTCAAGATATGCTAGGGAACAATAGCAGAGGCAGTCTCTTAAAACCGGATGCAAATGCGGATACTATTGCTACAGAAATAAAAAGTTATTTAGCTGATGAGAACAAGTATCTAGAAAAAGTTGTGGAGGCTAAAAAATGGTCTCAAAAGTATACTTTAGAGACTTTTGAAGGAGCCGTAAAAGAATTATTAAAGAATGAATAA
- a CDS encoding glycosyltransferase: MNKELGVIQVIDSLDAGGAEVLAVNIANALCEEGINSHICATRKEGILKSNLNENVSFLFLNRKKSIELSSILRFKKYLKNNNISIIHAHTTSSFFAFCIKFLYPNVKIIWHNHTGSYVNLSGFKFYVIKFVSFFFDGIINVNDELNTWSIKKLKHKVSIKLDNFPQFINKNKRTKLYGKNNKRIVILASLKEVKNHLNLLESFKKIHVKYSDWTLHFIGKDFNDNYSKKIKQFILENKLDKSVFLYGICLDIEFILKQATIGVLSSKSEGLPVSLLEYGLAKLPVVVTDVGECSKVVENGQSGLVVEKENSIAFATALEMYISDKDKRESFGEMHYKNVQKKYSQEHFISQLIKLYTS; the protein is encoded by the coding sequence ATGAATAAAGAATTAGGAGTTATACAGGTCATAGATTCTTTAGATGCTGGTGGAGCAGAAGTACTAGCTGTTAATATTGCAAATGCACTTTGTGAGGAAGGTATTAATTCGCATATATGTGCAACTAGGAAAGAAGGGATTTTAAAAAGTAACTTAAATGAAAATGTAAGTTTTTTATTTTTAAACAGAAAAAAAAGTATTGAGTTATCTTCAATTCTTAGATTTAAGAAGTATTTAAAAAATAATAATATTAGTATTATTCATGCGCATACTACGTCTTCTTTTTTTGCTTTTTGCATCAAGTTTTTGTACCCAAATGTGAAAATTATTTGGCACAATCACACGGGAAGTTACGTTAACCTAAGTGGATTTAAATTTTATGTGATTAAATTTGTTAGCTTTTTTTTTGATGGAATTATCAATGTAAATGATGAGCTTAATACTTGGTCTATTAAAAAATTAAAACACAAAGTGTCAATTAAACTAGATAATTTTCCACAATTTATAAATAAAAACAAAAGAACTAAATTATACGGAAAAAATAATAAAAGAATTGTAATTTTGGCTTCTTTAAAAGAAGTTAAAAATCATTTAAATCTTTTAGAATCATTTAAGAAAATTCATGTTAAATATTCAGATTGGACTTTACATTTTATAGGGAAAGATTTTAATGATAATTATTCAAAAAAAATTAAACAATTTATTCTAGAAAATAAATTAGACAAATCAGTTTTTTTATATGGCATCTGTTTGGATATAGAATTTATACTTAAACAAGCTACAATTGGTGTATTGTCATCTAAATCAGAAGGTCTACCAGTTTCATTATTAGAGTATGGATTGGCTAAATTACCTGTAGTTGTAACTGACGTAGGTGAATGTAGTAAAGTTGTAGAAAATGGACAATCTGGTTTAGTTGTAGAAAAAGAAAATAGTATTGCATTTGCTACAGCATTAGAAATGTATATTTCAGATAAAGATAAAAGAGAATCCTTTGGAGAAATGCACTATAAAAATGTACAAAAAAAATATTCTCAAGAACATTTTATCAGTCAATTAATAAAATTATACACTTCTTAA
- a CDS encoding glycosyltransferase family 4 protein yields the protein MNVAFLTPEYPHEKTNHSAGIGSSIKNLVQALVKKQHQITVFVYGQKKDEIFKDNGVRVHLIKNKDYAYGKWYFYRKHIQIYINKVIETENIQIIEAPDWTGITAFMNFKIPLVIRLHGSDTYFCYLEKRKQKIKNFWFEKLAISKATAYIAPTDYAGKLTKELFNIKTKEIKTIHNGVALDRFDKYPTDQYDDGLVLYFGTLIRKKGVLELPVIMDRVIKQYPKAHLLLIGDDASDISTNSPSTWTLIEEQIKSYSLELKVSYLGKVPYESMEKYIKKAHVCVFPTYAETLGMVTIESMAMQKAVINSNIGWSQELIKDGESGFLVHPSNHSEYASKIVEVLKDNELRKTIGVKARERVEQVFDINKKVVENIAFFKTIIK from the coding sequence ATGAATGTAGCTTTTTTAACACCAGAATATCCACATGAAAAAACAAATCATTCTGCAGGTATTGGTTCTAGTATAAAAAATTTGGTGCAAGCATTGGTGAAAAAGCAACATCAAATTACTGTATTTGTATATGGTCAAAAAAAGGATGAAATTTTTAAAGACAATGGAGTTCGTGTTCATTTAATAAAAAATAAAGATTATGCTTATGGTAAATGGTATTTCTATCGTAAACATATTCAAATATATATAAACAAAGTAATTGAAACAGAGAATATTCAAATAATTGAAGCGCCAGATTGGACAGGAATTACAGCTTTTATGAATTTTAAGATTCCTTTAGTTATTAGACTTCATGGAAGTGATACTTATTTTTGTTATTTAGAGAAGCGTAAACAGAAAATTAAAAATTTTTGGTTCGAAAAATTAGCAATTTCAAAAGCTACGGCATACATTGCTCCAACAGACTATGCCGGAAAATTAACTAAAGAATTGTTTAATATTAAAACTAAGGAAATAAAAACCATTCATAACGGTGTTGCCTTAGATCGTTTTGATAAATATCCAACCGATCAATATGATGATGGTCTTGTACTGTATTTTGGAACTTTAATTCGTAAAAAAGGGGTATTAGAATTACCTGTAATTATGGATAGAGTTATAAAACAATACCCTAAAGCACATTTACTTTTAATAGGAGATGATGCTTCAGATATTAGTACAAATTCACCTTCAACTTGGACCTTAATAGAAGAACAGATAAAGAGTTATTCATTGGAATTAAAAGTAAGTTATTTAGGTAAAGTTCCATACGAATCGATGGAAAAATACATAAAAAAAGCACATGTTTGTGTCTTTCCAACTTATGCAGAAACCTTGGGTATGGTTACTATAGAATCTATGGCGATGCAAAAAGCAGTAATAAATAGTAATATTGGTTGGTCTCAAGAATTAATTAAAGATGGTGAAAGTGGTTTTTTAGTACACCCTTCAAATCATAGCGAATATGCATCAAAAATAGTAGAAGTATTAAAGGATAATGAGCTAAGAAAAACGATAGGTGTAAAAGCAAGGGAACGTGTGGAGCAAGTATTTGATATTAATAAAAAAGTGGTAGAGAATATTGCTTTTTTTAAAACTATAATTAAATGA
- a CDS encoding glycosyltransferase family 4 protein gives MKNHKTVIITSSPQITSATTYFNELGRTFMEMGFKVVIIFDKNKIRDDDSNGLIYKTWPSKRPTKLADLLFLREVIKEEKPIYIISTFGAVNISMIGGFLFGIKNRIAWYRTTSTQLKVDSQRHWFKEKILKTRKSLLLNLFATEIHTNSEKTAEDLKEYLSIKNKHIKIIYFLLKDFTLNFNVKKEEIVSFVGRFNPSKGQEVLINAIPTILEKHPNYIFYFVGDGITRSEQIVLSKKLNVYNSCVFTGSISQKGVYEILAKSKLHVSASEDEAFGMVNLEAIAFNTPILAHKVGGIPEILDEKINGYFFDFKSSENLSYRINKVLDNETLYLKLQEGARSVFENKFLLNTSNLKKRVELILKK, from the coding sequence ATGAAGAATCATAAAACCGTAATTATAACAAGTTCACCACAAATTACTTCAGCCACAACATATTTTAATGAGTTGGGGAGAACTTTTATGGAGATGGGCTTTAAAGTCGTTATTATTTTTGATAAAAATAAAATTAGGGATGATGATTCTAATGGATTGATTTATAAAACATGGCCATCTAAAAGACCTACAAAATTAGCAGATTTATTGTTTTTAAGAGAGGTAATAAAAGAAGAGAAACCAATTTATATCATTAGTACATTTGGAGCTGTTAATATTTCAATGATTGGGGGATTTTTATTTGGAATTAAAAATAGAATAGCTTGGTATAGAACTACTTCAACTCAATTAAAGGTAGACTCTCAAAGACATTGGTTTAAAGAGAAAATATTAAAAACACGTAAGTCTTTATTGTTAAATCTATTTGCTACGGAAATTCATACAAATTCAGAAAAGACAGCTGAAGATTTAAAAGAATATTTATCTATAAAAAATAAACATATAAAAATTATTTACTTTCTCTTAAAAGATTTTACTTTAAATTTTAATGTCAAAAAAGAAGAAATAGTTTCATTTGTAGGAAGATTTAATCCTTCTAAAGGACAAGAAGTTTTAATTAATGCAATACCCACTATTCTAGAGAAACATCCGAATTATATATTCTATTTTGTTGGAGATGGTATTACGAGATCAGAGCAAATAGTTTTATCTAAAAAATTAAATGTTTACAATTCTTGCGTTTTTACAGGGAGTATATCTCAAAAAGGAGTTTATGAAATTTTAGCTAAATCTAAATTACACGTTTCTGCAAGTGAAGATGAAGCTTTCGGGATGGTTAATTTAGAGGCAATCGCTTTTAATACCCCTATATTAGCACATAAAGTGGGTGGAATACCAGAAATTTTGGATGAAAAAATTAATGGATACTTTTTTGACTTTAAAAGCTCTGAAAACTTAAGTTATCGGATAAATAAAGTATTAGATAATGAGACGTTGTATTTAAAGTTACAAGAAGGAGCTAGAAGTGTTTTTGAAAATAAATTTTTATTAAATACTTCGAATTTAAAAAAGAGAGTAGAATTGATTCTAAAAAAATAA
- a CDS encoding O-antigen ligase family protein — translation MVQYILNNKLKLIGIHILIGFLGTLPVFPKVYGVVCLVLPILLIYSSKNRNEEAFLFASYLVGGEIFLRMIGGTILYETGKYGVALFLLLGIFLGPFKQKFSVHFIFYILLLLLGIVFTQVPEGESLRKNIVFNLSGPIVLGICALYFYYRHIPKQVLMNALFFMLLPLFSMITYLYFRTPDLKEIVFGGAANFEASGGFGPNQVATAIGLGIVILVVFLLLKEKLTGYIFLDAFFLIYFIYRGLLTFSRGGILTAVIALLLFSFYFILYKKISFQILFKYLLIIGFFIISIWMYTSNVTGGMIDNRYANKNARGIEKKDISTGRIDILVSQFTSFYEHPLGIGVGNGKYERMKSNERVTAASHNEVGRLIEEHGIIGFVLLLLLLLVPLLNFFQANNFQKAFIIMFYMMWFLTINHSAMRVALPGFMYALSLIRITNIENELIDEE, via the coding sequence TTGGTTCAATATATATTAAATAATAAATTAAAATTAATAGGTATTCATATTCTTATCGGTTTTTTAGGAACACTTCCTGTTTTTCCGAAAGTCTATGGGGTGGTATGTTTAGTACTTCCTATCTTATTAATTTATAGTTCTAAAAATAGAAATGAAGAAGCATTTTTATTTGCTTCGTATTTGGTGGGGGGTGAAATATTTCTAAGAATGATTGGTGGAACTATTCTCTATGAAACAGGTAAATATGGTGTAGCACTATTTTTATTATTGGGCATATTTTTGGGACCTTTTAAGCAAAAGTTTTCTGTTCATTTTATATTTTATATTTTACTTTTATTATTAGGTATTGTTTTTACACAAGTGCCAGAAGGGGAGTCTTTACGTAAAAATATTGTATTTAATTTAAGCGGTCCTATTGTATTAGGTATTTGTGCACTTTATTTTTATTACAGACACATACCTAAACAAGTATTAATGAATGCCCTATTCTTTATGTTATTGCCTTTGTTCTCTATGATTACCTATTTATATTTTAGAACACCAGATTTAAAAGAAATTGTTTTTGGAGGTGCAGCAAATTTTGAAGCTTCTGGAGGTTTTGGACCTAATCAAGTAGCAACAGCCATTGGTTTAGGTATTGTAATTTTAGTAGTTTTTTTGTTATTAAAAGAAAAATTAACGGGCTATATCTTTTTAGATGCTTTCTTTTTAATTTACTTTATTTATAGAGGATTATTAACTTTTTCTAGAGGAGGAATTCTTACAGCTGTGATTGCACTACTTCTTTTTTCATTTTATTTCATTTTATATAAAAAAATAAGTTTTCAAATTCTTTTTAAGTATCTATTAATTATTGGTTTTTTTATTATTTCTATTTGGATGTATACTTCTAATGTAACGGGAGGCATGATAGACAATAGATATGCTAATAAAAATGCAAGAGGAATAGAAAAGAAAGATATCTCTACAGGTAGGATAGATATTTTGGTATCCCAGTTTACTAGTTTTTATGAACACCCTTTAGGAATTGGTGTTGGGAATGGTAAGTATGAAAGAATGAAATCTAATGAAAGAGTTACTGCAGCATCTCATAATGAAGTGGGGAGATTGATAGAAGAACATGGAATTATTGGTTTTGTTTTGTTATTATTGTTATTACTAGTACCATTGCTTAATTTTTTTCAAGCAAATAATTTTCAAAAAGCATTTATAATTATGTTTTATATGATGTGGTTTTTAACAATTAACCACTCTGCAATGCGAGTTGCTTTGCCAGGTTTTATGTATGCTTTAAGTTTGATAAGAATTACAAATATTGAAAATGAGTTAATTGATGAGGAATAA